In a genomic window of Rhinoderma darwinii isolate aRhiDar2 chromosome 10, aRhiDar2.hap1, whole genome shotgun sequence:
- the LOC142662717 gene encoding rho guanine nucleotide exchange factor 19-like, producing the protein MELFCRKRSYTESPPPVEVTVKRCASCPEACKPLVNLPRYREGRGLLPRLFSHRKPRKRVTGGKWKSYDDVTFWSTTSQHSGALDHIEEDDLDGSNVFNNPIYQPPVSMTTPPSVTSMGRQEDTKIVVEPRPDAASQIPSPEPPTMTTRPPEPSLIGRLMESRRWKRKESKFVHTQPLYQDYCVYYTKGAPGLSPSVFSLDTSLSFAGLISSSLLASEVNSGSPPHYTSSLWQELPKVKGRGIVQTMSPQKRQLQEAIFEVVTSEASYQRSLSVAIGHFQKSRRLLDCLVTSDKHTLFSNLPSVRVVSERFLLDLEEGLEKDIHLGDIGERVLRHCPEFQRVYIPYVTNQMYQEKLMQQLIRENGRFLQVLQKLEEQPVCKRQLLKSFLVLPFQRITRLKILLENILKLAQNNAELSSSIGNAESAIGEIVSQCNEGVRCMMQTEELVLLEKRMDFHNTKSIPLISRGRVLVQHGELVRIFFQELGIGQRPRLASKPVYLHLFSDLLLLSIKTETGRFQVTDYAKRGQVKADYVKAKALGLPTLVFLLRLTHNHSGLSSEVVLQAPSELEKEHWISQITRQMSQESIC; encoded by the exons ATGGAGCTGTTCTGCAGGAAACGCTCTTACACGGAATCTCCTCCACCTGTTGAAGTGACTGTGAAGCGATGTGCCTCCTGCCCTGAGGCCTGCAAGCCCCTGGTGAACCTGCCCAGATACAGGGAGGGGCGGGGACTGCTGCCACGTTTGTTCAGTCACCGGAAGCCCAGGAAACGCGTTACTGGTGGAAAATGGAAATCCTATGATGATGTCACTTTCTGGTCAACCACCTCCCAACACTCAGGAGCTCTAGACCACATTGAAG AAGATGATCTCGATGGATCCAACGTCTTCAACAATCCCATCTACCAACCTCCCGTCAGTATGACGACTCCGCCATCGGTTACATCTATGGGACGCCAAGAGGACACAAAGATTGTAGTGGAGCCTCGTCCAGATGCCGCCTCACAGATCCCGTCTCCTGAGCCCCCGACCATGACCACAAGGCCCCCAGAACCCAG CCTGATTGGAAGACTGATGGAGTCTCGTCGGTGGAAGCGGAAGGAGTCGAAGTTTGTGCACACAC AGCCGCTCTATCAGGACTATTGTGTCTATTACACTAAGGGAGCTCCAGGCTTGTCCCCGTCTGTCTTCTCTTTGGACACCTCCCTGTCTTTTGCGGGTCTCATCTCTTCCTCCCTACTTGCGAGTGAGgtgaacagtggaagccccccacatTACACCTCATCCTTGTGGCAGGAGCTCCCGAAAGTTAAAGGGAGGGGAATTGTTCAAACAATGAGCCCCCAAAAGCGGCAACTCCAGGAG GCTATCTTTGAGGTGGTGACGTCGGAGGCCTCCTATCAGCGCAGCCTGTCTGTAGCCATTGGTCACTTCCAGAAATCGCGGAGGCTGTTGGACTGCCTGGTCACCTCGGACAAGCACACACTGTTCTCCAATCTTCCCAGTGTTCGGGTGGTCAGTGAGAG ATTTCTTCTGGATCTAGAAGAAGGTTTGGAGAAGGACATACACCTGGGTGATATTGGAGAACGGGTTCTGAGACATTGTCCTGAATTCCAGAGAGTTTACATTCCCTATGTGACCAACCAGATGTACCAAGAAAAACTGATGCAACAACTGAT TCGAGAAAATGGAAGATTCCTGCAGGTTCTCCAGAAACTGGAGGAGCAGCCGGTGTGCAAGAGACAACTCCTGAAATCTTTCCTGGTTCTCCCATTTCAACGGATAACGCGGCTGAAGATCCTGCTGGAG AACATCCTGAAGTTGGCACAGAATAACGCTGAGTTGTCGTCGTCTATTGGAAACGCCGAATCTGCCATTGGAGAG ATTGTGTCGCAGTGTAATGAGGGGGTGAGATGTATGATGCAGACGGAGGAGCTGGTCCTGCTGGAGAAGAGGATGGATTTCCACAACACCAAG TCTATTCCTCTTATCTCCAGGGGTCGGGTCCTTGTCCAGCACGGAGAACTGGTGAGGATATTTTTCCAAGAGTTGGGAATTGGTCAACGTCCGCGTCTCGCCAGCAAACCCGTCTACCTCCATCTTTTCAGTGATTTGCTGCTTCTTTCCATTAAAACCGA AACTGGCCGATTCCAGGTCACGGACTATGCCAAACGAGGGCAAGTGAAAGCCGACTATGTCAAGGCCAAGGCCCTCGGCCTCCCCACACTGGTCTTCTTACTGCGCCTGACACATAACCACAGTGGTCTGAGCAGCGAGGTGGTCCTGCAGGCCCCCAGCGA ATTAGAGAAGGAGCACTGGATCTCCCAGATAACACGACAGATGTCGCAGGAATCGATCTGCTGA